Proteins from a genomic interval of Pecten maximus chromosome 13, xPecMax1.1, whole genome shotgun sequence:
- the LOC117340246 gene encoding uncharacterized protein LOC117340246: MFPPHGIMSTLFFVITMTSVMFGSSEGIVSSDICPGRPNFVKSSPFYTNVEIYRSIGPGQNCTWVIERDGCDSGGIEVEIRRWDSMRDGDVVYVYDGPSSMYPPILEYGQRYNQARFEPKRSSGRFLTIVFLFKYDHYNRRHFKLRYRNTPKDLSPSLSGYKGPENTVSDTCGEEILLAHQKPNAITSPGYPREYGNSLDCKWTVTSDKPCNDDVIQVTIHTLSLEETYDHLVIYDGDTERHPVLNKLSGTAEPQVIVASGTSIVIEFKTDDTASGRGFYLSYIRGKATPLLSESVVVKRTEHTVEMSVDFISSTPHRAVYWSKNDVIIQQDDKHTFTVTPAKVSVESEPGVKVDGFTASLLIDGTESRDAGMYKMAVANEHGISERTLYVKRGHSVTMLPHYEAFPRNATITVTFSSDPDFKIEWYKKQRFLTPGSDVRVTTELVGEGEDGNAIYRSVLYPESPKQIHYGDYKFIIRKDIGTVETHILMDFPETELPKLLVTPSPVEMRNRSLILTVNFDSNIAYPTVSWYHGDVPLRTSDRYHLELRWKGISSDLVAHGYPSVLPSTPFKLVTSSNSSYSYMYPSIGGDRSSTQPNANYTAVLTISDVKPADFGIYRVILENDAGATHHVIEVTAPEVFPYVTCDQADTIQLACNVTSCSGVTLSWIHSVDDDVVRNLSGHQDGSINTLTIPVCMHSDAGIYTCVAEEGTGSDVTIQHNMAIVTVKAVPVILETTVNITSDRLHIELPFYSYPPHHRVTWHRNGGQISPSHRITIGTEQHDVNLPMHGKTCRQVGHVTSVEVPAPVDEDFGTYKITISNKMGTSEHIIEVQNPKYINPVASSDVNVSYDGGSAVLRVTFTTYYPEFNVKWYFKGEEIRENHRVNKYEIQTDNSTHSLSPIPAVPNSFGVPVTVVRRKLWKSSVLTVTCVSEKDYGKYDVLVSNKAGKAVIPVKLTKHGQGVPAMVGDIVTTVINSTREISAKFHSVPRYRLIKWFKDDREITNDTSKYVIVNKDVDIEISSSEESMKETGTITRLRVTSPEEDDYGLYRVQIYNDVGMIDGSATLDEDCK, translated from the exons GAATCGTTTCCTCGGATATTTGCCCAGGAAGGCCGAATTTTGTGAAATCATCACCATTCTACACAAATGTTGAAATCTACCGATCGATCGG TCCAGGCCAAAATTGCACCTGGGTGATCGAACGTGATGGCTGTGACAGCGGTGGTATCGAAGTGGAGATACGAAGATGGGATAGCATGCGGGACGGCGATGTAGTTTATGTTTACGATG GGCCATCATCAATGTACCCTCCTATTTTGGAATACGGCCAGCGATACAACCAGGCCCGTTTTGAACCCAAGAGGTCGTCTGGAAGATTTCTAACAATAGTCTTCCTTTTCAAGTATGATCACTACAACAGGAGACATTTCAAACTACGTTACCGTAATACACCCAAAG ATTTGTCACCGTCCCTGTCGGGATATAAGGGACCAGAGAACACAGTATCGGATACGTGCGGGGAGGAGATATTGTTGGCCCACCAAAAACCGAACGCCATTACATCGCCCGGATACCCACGGGAGTACGGCAA TTCACTGGACTGTAAGTGGACCGTGACGTCCGATAAACCCTGTAACGATGACGTCATACAAGTTACTATTCACACGCTGTCACTAGAAGAGACGTACGATCACCTTGTCATCTACGATG GTGACACAGAACGGCACCCTGTGTTGAACAAATTGTCAGGGACTGCAGAACCACAAGTCATCGTGGCGTCCGGAACCTCTATTGTTATTGAGTTTAAGACGGACGACACAGCATCCGGGCGAGGCTTTTATCTGTCTTACATCCGGGGAAAAg CGACACCATTACTCTCAGAATCAGTCGTCGTTAAAAGGACGGAACACACTGTCGAGATGTCTGTGGATTTCATATCGAGTACCCCACATCGCGCGGTGTATTGGAGCAAAAATGATGTCATCATTCAACAGGACGATAAACACACATTCACCGTGACCCCGGCAAAGGTCAGTGTTGAGTCGGAACCTGGGGTCAAAGTGGATGGGTTCACAGCCTCGCTCCTGATTGATGGAACAGAATCACGTGACGCTGGCATGTACAAAATGGCCGTGGCTAACGAGCACGGCATTAGTGAGCGTACACTTTACGTCAAGAGAGGACATTCGG tAACGATGTTACCACATTATGAAGCGTTTCCCAGGAATGCTACAATCACGGTGACCTTTTCTTCGGATCCAGATTTTAAG ATTGAATGGTACAAGAAACAACGATTCCTTACCCCCGGCAGTGATGTTCGTGTCACGACAGAACTGGTAGGAGAGGGAGAGGACGGCAATGCTATTTATAGGTCCGTGCTGTATCCCGAGTCCCCGAAACAAATCCACTACGGGGACTACAAGTTTATCATCAGGAAAGACATTGGAACAGTGGAGACACACATTCTCATGGATTTTCCCGAGACAG AACTACCCAAGTTGTTAGTTACACCATCCCCAGTAGAGATGAGGAATCGAAGCCTGATTCTTACGGTGAACTTTGACTCCAATATCGCGTATCCAACGGTAAGTTGGTACCACGGTGATGTTCCGCTGAGGACTTCAGACAGATACCACCTCGAATTGAGATGGAAGGGGATTTCCTCGGACTTGGTCGCACATGGATATCCATCTGTCCTACCGTCAACGCCGTTCAAACTTGTTACAAGTAGTAATTCAAGTTACAGCTATATGTACCCGTCCATCGGCGGGGATAGATCGTCGACCCAGCCTAACGCTAACTATACAGCTGTGTTGACTATATCAGATGTAAAACCAGCGGACTTTGGAATCTACCGTGTTATATTGGAGAATGACGCCGGAGCCACACACCACGTGATCGAAGTGACAGCCCCGGAAG TTTTTCCTTACGTCACATGTGATCAGGCGGACACCATCCAACTTGCGTGCAACGTCACTTCCTGTTCTGGAGTTACTCTATCCTGGATCCATTCTGTTGACGATGACGTCGTCAGAAATCTGTCAGGTCACCAAGATGGGTCAATCAACACACTCACTATCCCTGTGTGCATGCACTCGGACGCAGGCATATACACGTGCGTTGCTGAAGAAGGAACCGGAAGTGATGTAACAATTCAACATAACATGGCCATAGTCACGGTTAAAG CTGTACCAGTGATTCTTGAAACAACTGTGAACATCACAAGCGACCGTTTGCATATTGAACTACCGTTCTACTCATACCCCCCTCATCACCGAGTCACGTGGCACAGAAACGGTGGCCAGATCAGTCCATCTCATAGAATCACCATAGGGACCGAACAACATGACGTGAACCTACCAATGCATGGAAAGACATGTAGACAGGTTGGTCATGTGACTTCAGTAGAAGTGCCCGCGCCAGTAGACGAAGATTTTGGGACATATAAGATAACGATCTCAAATAAAATGGGAACCTCCGAGCACATCATCGAAGTTCAAAATCCAAAATACA TCAATCCTGTAGCGTCTAGTGACGTCaacgtttcctatgatggcgGTTCTGCTGTACTCAGAGTGACGTTCACAACATACTACCCAGAATTCAATGTGAAGTGGTACTTCAAGGGCGAGGAGATTCGAGAAAACCACCGTGTCAACAAATACGAAATCCAGACTGATAACTCAACTCATTCCCTCAGTCCGATTCCAGCCGTCCCTAATTCCTTCGGGGTCCCTGTTACAGTGGTTCGGAGAAAACTCTGGAAATCCTCCGTCCTGACTGTCACGTGTGTATCAGAGAAGGATTATGGGAAGTATGACGTCCTGGTTTCAAACAAGGCGGGAAAAGCTGTGATTCCGGTGAAGTTGACAAAACACGGTCAAG GTGTTCCTGCCATGGTCGGAGATATTGTAACCACCGTCATCAATTCCACGAGAGAGATATCTGCTAAATTTCATTCCGTGCCAAGATATCGGCTCATCAAATGGTTCAAGGATGATAGGGAGATTACCAATGATACATCGAAATATGTCATCGTAAACAAGGACGTCGACATTGAGATCTCGTCTAGTGAAGAGTCGATGAAGGAAACTGGAACCATAACGAGGCTGCGCGTGACATCACCTGAGGAGGACGACTACGGTCTCTACAGGGTACAGATATATAACGACGTAGGAATGATTGACGGATCAGCGACACTTGATGAAG ATTGCAAGTGA